In Sphingobacteriaceae bacterium, the DNA window CGCCCGGTTGCCGGCCACTTCGAAAAAGCCGCCCGCCACGGCCATGTGGTACACCTGGCCGTGACGGCGATAGACCATGTCGCCGATGCCCAAGGCCACCACCATGGGGGCGTGGTTGGGCCAGATGCCGATGTAGCCCCGCACCCCCGGCACGATGAGGGCCTCTACCCGTTCCTCGAATACGACGCGCTCGGGCGTCACTACTTCCAAGCGGATGGGCTGGTCTGCCGCCAAGTGCATCACCTGCTAGGCTGCCAGTTTCTTGGCCTTCTCCACCGCTTCATCGATGGTGCCGACGAAGAGGAAGGCGGCTTCCGGCAGATCATCATGCTTGCCTTCAAGAATTTCCTTGAAGCCGTGCACGGTTTCTTCGACGGTGCAGTACTTGCCGGCATGACCGGTGAAGACTTCGGCCACGAAGAAGGGCTGGGACAGGAAGCGCTCGATCTTCCGGGCCCGCTGTACCGTCAGCTTGTCTTCGTCGCTCAACTCGTCCATGCCCAGAATGGCGATGATGTCCTGCAGGTCCTTATACCGCTGCAGCACCTGCTGGACACCCCGGGCCACCTCGTAGTGCTCCCGGCCCACGATGGTCGGGTCCAGGATGCGGGAGGTGGAGGTCAGGGGGTCCACCGCCGGGTAGATGCCCCGCTCCACGATGGCCCGCTCCAGCCGCACGGTGGAGTCCAAGTGGGCGAAGGTGGTCACCGGCGCCGGGTCGGTGTAGTCGTCGGCGGGCACGTACACGGCCTGCACCGAGGTGATGGAGCCCCGGCGGGTGGTGGTGATACGCTCCTGCAGGTTGCCCATCTCGGTGGCCAAGGTGGGCTGGTAGCCTACGGCGCTGGGCATGCGCCCCAGCAGGGCCGACACTTCGGAGCCCGCCTGGGTGAAGCGGAAGATGTTGTCGATGAACAGCAGCAAGTCCTGGCCTTCTTCATCCCGGAAGTACTCGGCGAAGGCCAGCCCGGCCAGGCCTACCCGCAGCCGGGCCCCGGGCGGCTCGTTCATCTGGCCGAAGACCATGGTGGTCTTGTCCAAGACGCCCGATTCCTGCAGTTCCAAGTACAAGTCGTTGCCTTCCCGGGTGCGCTCGCCTACGCCGGCGAAGACGGAGAAGCCGCCGTGCTTGTAGGCCACGTTGTGGATCAGTTCCTGGATCAATACCGTCTTGCCTACACCGGCGCCGCCGAAGAGGCCGACCTTGCCGCCCCGGGCGAAGGGGCAGATGAGGTCGATGACCTTGATGCCCGTCTCCAGAATCTCCACCGCCGGGCTGACGTCGGCCACGTCGGGCGCCGGCCGGTGGAGGGGGTAGCGCTTTTCGGTCTTGGGCTGCTCCTTGCCGTCGATGGCTTCACCCACCACGTTGAACATGCGGCCCAAGGTCTCGCGGCCCACGGGCACGCTGATGGGCGTGCCCTGGTCGATGCACTTCATGCCGCGGCGCAGGCCGTCGGTGGAAGCCATGGCGATGCAGCGCACCATGTTGTTGCCCAGGTGCTGGGCCACTTCCAGCACCAGGGGGCTGTTGTCCGTCTGGACACCGGTCCCGTCGTCTTCATCCCGCGGGATGACGATGGAGTTGTAGATTTCGGGCAGGTGACCCGAGGGGAATTCCACGTCCACTACGGCCCCGATGACCTGGGCCACCCTGCCGACGTTCTTTTCCGACTGCTCAGCCACAGGCGGCCAACCCCTTCCTTGTCGTTTAGACGCGCCCCCGGAGGGCCTCGGCGCCGCCGACAATATCGGCGATTTCCGCCGTAATGGACGCCTGGCGTGCCCTGTTGTAGGCCATGGTCAAGGAGGCGATCAGTTCTTCTGCGTTGTCCGTTGCGTTCTTCATGGCCCGCATCCGGAAAGCATATTCGCTGGCCTTTGCTTCCAACAGCATGCGGTAGACGCGGATCTCCACCGACTTGGGCAGCAGGTCGTCGAACACCCGCTGGCGGTCGGGCTCGTAGATGTAGCCCACCATTTCCAAGTGGCGCTCCGCCTCGTCTTCGGGCTCATCGCCGCCGCCCCCGGCCCCCATCTCGCCCAGGACGTCCTTGCCCAGGGGCAGCAGGTTGGTGACCATCAAATCCTGGGTCACCACGGTGACGAAGCTGGTGTAGACCATCTTGATTTCGTCGAACTGGTCCGACATGAACAGGTCCATAAGTTCCCGGGCGATGGACCGGGCTCTCAGGAAGGCGATCTCCTCGCCCAAATTGGTAACTTCGTACTTGATGGGGTAGCCGCGGCGGCGGAAGTAGTCCCGGCCGCGGCGGCCGATGACGTACAGGTCCACCTGGGTGCCGGCCTGCTCCAGCTCCTTGACCGCTTCCTCGGCCCGGCGGTTGACGTTGTGGTTGTAGCTGCCCGCCAAGCCCCGGTCGCCCGTCACCACTACAACCAAGGAGCGCTTAACCGGCCGCTCCACCAGCAGCGGGTGATCGGCCATTTCCTCCCGGGCCAGCCGGCCCAGCAGGTCGTTGAGCTTCCGGGCGTAAGGCTGGCCGGAGCGGACCTGGTCCTCGGTGCGGCGCATCTTGGCGCTGGCCACCAGGTACATGGCCCGGGTGATTTGTTTGATGTTTTCAACGGCGCGGCGGCGCCGCCGGATATCTCGCAGAGAAGCCATTTGTGCTCCCCACCGCCTTGCGGTCTTGACGTCGTTGAGCCGGTGGCGTCATGGCCGGGGCGGCGCTCCCGCCCCCGGCCGCGGCCTGTCAGGCGGGCTCGGCTTCTGCCTCCTCGCCTTCACCGGCGCCGAGGAACACCTGCTTGTACCGGTTGATGGCATCGGTCAGCTTGGCCTCGGCTTCTTCGGTCAAGTCCTTGGTCTCGTCAATCATCTTGATAATTTCGGGCTCCAAGGAATGGAGATGCTTCAGCAGGCCGTCCAGGAAGGGAAGAACCTGCTCCACTTCCAGGTCGTCCAGGTGCCCCTTGATGCCGGCGAAAATGGATACTACCTGCTCCGGCACCGACAAGGGGGCCCGTTCCGGCTGCTTCAGCACTTCCTGCAGGCGCTGGCCCCTGGCCAACTGGGCCTGGGTGGCCCGGTCCAGGTCGGAGCCGAACTGGGCGAAGGCGGCCAGTTCGCGGAACTGGGCCAAGTCCAGGCGCAGACCGCCGGAAACCCGCCGCATGGACTTCAGCTGGGCGGCGGAGCCGACCCGGGAGACGGACCGGCCCACGTCGATGGCGGGGCGGATACCGGCGTAGAAGAGGTCGGCCTCCAGGAAGATCTGCCCGTCGGTAATGGAAATGACGTTGGTGGGAATGTAGGCCGACAAGTCACCGGCCTGGGTTTCGATGATGGGCAGGGCCGTCAGGGAGCCGCCGCCGATCTCATCCTTCAGCCGGGCCGAACGCTCCAGGAGCCGGGAGTGGAGGTAGAACACGTCACCGGGATAGGCTTCGCGCCCCGGCGGGCGGCGCAGCAGCAGGGACATCTCCCGGTAGGCCCAGGCGTGCTTGGACAAGTCGTCGTAGACGACCAGGACGTCCTTATGCTTCTCGTACATGAAGTACTCGCCCATGGCGCAGCCGGCGTAGGGCGCCAGCCACAGCAGGGGCGCCGGCTGGCTGGCGGTGGCGGAGACGACGATGGTGTAGTCCATGGCCCCGTGGCGCTTAAGGGTGTCGACCACGCCCGCCACGGTGGAGGCCTTCTGGCCGATGGCCACGTAGACGCAGATTACATCCTGGTCCTTCTGGTTGATGATGGTGTCGACCACCAGGGAGGTCTTGCCCGTCTGCCGGTCGCCGATGATCAACTCCCGCTGGCCCCGGCCGATGGGGATCATGGAGTCGATGGCCTTCCACCCCGTCTGCAGGGGGGTGTCCACCGGCTGGCGGTCGATGACGCCGGGGGCCGGCGATTCCACAGGGCGGAACTTGACGCCGGTGTCGATGGGGCCCGCTTCGTCCAGGGGCTCACCCACGGGGTTGACCACCCGGCCCAGCAGCTCCTCCCCTACGGGAACCGACATGATGCGCCCCGTGCGGCGCACTTCGTCGCCCTCGTGAATGTCCTGGTAGGGACCCAAAATTACGGCGCCTACGTTGTCTTCGGCCAAGTCCAAGGCCACGGCGTAGACGCCGTTGGAGAACTGCAGCAATTCGCTGGCCATGCACGATTCCAGGCCGTAGATGCGGGCGACACCGTCGGCCACTTGGATGACGGTGCCCACATCTTCCATCTGCAGCTGGCCCTCATAGGCCTCGATCTGCTTCTTGATTATGGATGTAATTTCTTCGGGACGGATGCTCAAGGCACCGCCACTCCTTCCTGGTCCCGACCCTTCCCGGCCATGGCCTGGGCCAACTCCGCCAGGCGCCGCTTCAGGCTGCCGTCCAGGCGGCGATCACCGATCCGGACCACCACACCGCCCACCAGGGCGGGGTCGGTGCGGGGCAGGACCCGCACTTCCTTGCCCATGACAGCCTCCAGGCGGCGGCGGATGCTCTCCAGGCCGGCATCGGAAAGGTCGACGGCTGTGATGACCTCGGCCTCAACGATGTTTCTGGCCGTCAACACCGTCTGGTAGTACTCCCGGTAAAACTCCGGGAGGAGATTTTCCCGGTTCTTGTCGAGAATGAGCTGCAGGAAATTCTTCAGCAGCGCCGGCGCTTCATCGCCGGCCAGCTGCAGCAGCAGGTCCTTGCGTTGGGAACGGGGCACCCGGCGGTTCTCGATCAACTGCTTCAGCTGGGGCTGCTGCTCCAGTTGCTCCACCACAGCCCCCAGGTGCTTTTCCACCTCGTCGGCCACGCCGTGCTCGGCGGCGGCCAGGTAAAGGGCACCCGCATACCTGCGGGCCACGCCGCGGCTAATCATTTACAGCCACCACTTCGGCTACGATTTCTTCTGCCAGGCGGTGATGGTCTTCGTCGCTCATGCTGCGGCGCAGGAGACGCTCGGCGGCGACGATGGTGAGCATGGCCACTTCCTGCCGCAGCTCGGCGATGGCCTGGTCCCGCTCCTGGCTGATGGTCTTCCTGGCCCGGTCCAGCAATTCTTCGGCTTCGGACTGGGCCTTGGCCAGTATTTCTTCCCGCTGCTCCGAAGCTGCCCGGGTGGCCTTGTCGATGATGTCCTGGGCCTCCCGCTGGGCCTGGCTGATCTGCTGGGTGTAGTCGGCCCGCAGGCGCTCGGCCTCGACCCGGGCCTGCTCTGCCTGGCTCAGGTTGGTCTCCACTTCCTTGCGCCGGTCGTCCAGCAGCTCGATGACCGGCCGCCAGAGGACCCTGGCCAGGACCACCACCAACAGGGTGAAGTTTACGGCGGCCCAAGCCAGCACGTTCAGATCGATTTCTACGGTGGCCGCCGCCAAGTAGGCTCCATCCACCCGCCCCTCACTCCCTTAGCACCGGCAGGGCACTGGGACCCCGCCCGCTGGCGTTGAACGACTTCTTGCCGGGTAGAACAACTTATCAATGAAAACAGTCAAAAACTTATGCAAAGATTCCAGGCGCGCCCCACCGCCGCCGGCGGGGTTCGCTTCGAGCAAGGTCGAAGGAACCCCGCTGCCGGCGTACCCGTGGAAGTATCAATGCTTAGGACGCACCTGCAATGGTCCCTGACAGCATGAAGATCAGGAGGAACACGAACAGGGTCAGTGCCTCCATGAACGCCAGGGTCAGAATCAGTGAGGTCTGGATGGTACCCCCCGCCTCAGGCTGGCGCCACAAGGCGTCGAAAGCCGCTACCGCCGCCCGGGACTGGGACGTGGCGGAACCGATGGCTGCTGCGGCGATGGCGATTACCGCCAGGGCACCAAACAGCCCGAGTGCACCGATTGCCTCCATGGAAAGGTCTCCCTCCTCTTGGGACCCTGTTGGGCCCGCTGGTTATCTGAATCAAACTTTTAATCCTCTGCCGTCGCCGATGCAATATACAGCGTCGACAGCAGGGTGAAAATCAAAGCCTGGATGGCGCCCAAAATGAGCTCCAGCCCCATGATCAACAGCGGGAGACCGTAAGGAATGGACTCCAGCAACCTGGAGAGCAGGGTCTCACCGGCATATACATTAGCAAAAAGTCGGACGGAGAGCGAAAAGGGGCGGACCAGTTCTTCCACGATGCCGAGGATGAACATGATGGGCGCCAGGAACAAGGGCTGGAACAGGTGACGGAAATGGGCCAGCCCCTTGGTTTGAATGCCGAAAATCTGCACCGAGACGGCGATGACGACGGCCAGGCCCAAGGTTACGCCCCAGACGGAAGTGGGGGGCAGGAAGCCCGGCAGCATGCCTGCGCCCGGCAACATGCCGGAGAAGTTGGAAATAAGGATGAACAAAAAGACCGTGCCCAGCAGGGGTACGTACCGGCGGGCCCGCTGCCCGTCCATCTGCTGGCTTACGAGACCCAGCAGCCCCTCCACCACCACTTCGGCCAACGCCTGGCCGCGGCTCGCGGGGATCCTCTCCAGGCGCCGGGTAAGGAGCAAGCTGGCAAGGATCATCACTGCCATGATGACCCACATGGTGATGACGGCGTCGGACACCGGAATGGGTCCCAGCCAGAAACGGGCGTCGGGTTCGGTAGCCAGGATGGCGAAGTTGCCCAGCAAATCCGTCCCAGCCATAAAAGCTCCGCCTCCTCCAGAGCGGGCGGCTAAGTAGTCTTCAGCAGCCCGGAGATGGCCTCAAAGATGATGGGAATCAGCAGTCCCAGCATGACGGCCACCAGGGAGTACACGTGGCCGTCCACAAAGAAGGCCAACAGCATAATACTGAAGTTTAGGAACATTCGCACTAGGTACCAGGGCATTAATTTGGCGGCCCCGTTTTTTACGTCGGCCATCGCCCTGGCGAAGGCCTTTCTCAGGAGCCGGTGGTTTAGGTAGCCCAGGGCCAAGGCGGCCACGAACCAGGCGGCCATGCGCCACGCCAGGCCCCCTTCGGGCCAAGTCATGCCTAGTCCTCCTTGCGGGTACTGTTCTTGGACATGCGCTGCCATTGCCGCATGAAGCTGGTCATGGCAGAAGCAGCCCCCAACAGTATACCCGCTGCAGTCAACCATGGGGCCGTCTGCCAGAGGCGGTCGAGCCAGCCGCCCACCACGTAGCCCATGACGATGGCCCCTGAGAAAGTGAAGGCAAAGGAGAGGGCCAGCTGCAACTGGCGTCCTCCTCTGCCGCGGCCTCCACGTCTCATGGCTGCCTGCTCCTATGGGGGCGGCCCCGGGGGATCGACGCCCCAAGGCCAAACCCTACGTCCAATTCGCGCCCCAGAGTGTAAATCCTCCCCCATTGTGAAACCTTGAACGAACTGCCTGCAGGCCCAGGGTCAGGGAACGAATTCCTCGGGCCTGTGCTCCGTCAAGCCCAAGTCGTAGGCCAGAGCAGCCACGGTGCGCTCCGCCGCCCGGCCGTCGCCGAAGGGGTTGGCGGCCTGGGCCATGGCCCGGTGGGCGGCGGGATCCTCGATCAACCGCACGGCTTCATCATATATGGTTTCCGGGTCGGTGCCCACCAGGCGCACGGTGCCGGCGGCCACCGCCTCGGGCCTTTCCGTCTTTTCCCTGGTCACCAGCACCGGCACGCCCAGGGAGGGTGCCTCCTCCTGCAGGCCGCCGGAGTCGGTGATCATGAAGTAGGACCGGGCCATCAAATTGGCCCAGTCGCCGTAGGGCAAGGGCTCGGCCTTATGCACCCGGGGCAGGCCCTCCAAGGCTGCCTGGGCGGGCCCCCTGACTTCGGGGTTGCGGTGGATGGAGGCCACCAGGGCGATGTCGGGCCTGGTCCGGACCAGGCGGGCGATGGCCTGCCAGATGCCCACCATGGCCGGGCCGAAGTTTTCCCGCCGGTGCACTTCCACCAGCACCAGCCTCAGCCCCTGACGGCGGGCCTGGTCCAGAAAGACGGCCAACTCCCCGTCGCCAAAAACGTAATCGCCCGCCACCGTTTGCAGGAGCGAATCGATGGTGGTGTTGCCCGTGACGAAAATGCGCTGGGGGGAGACCCCCTCCCGCAGCAGGTTGTCCCGGGCCGCCGGGGTGGCGGCGAAATGAAGGTGGGCCAGCACTCCCGTCAGGCGCCGGTGCATTTCCTCGGGGAAGGGCGAATAGGGGTCGTAGGTGCGGAGCCCGGCTTCAATGTGCCCCACGGGAATTTGGTGGTGGAAGGCCGCCAGGGCCCCGGCGAAGGTGGTGGTGGTATCCCCCTGCACCAGCACCACGGCGGGCCTCTCCTGGGCAAAGACTTGCGCCAGCCCTTGGATGGCCCGGACGGTGGCGTCGGTCAGCCCCTGGCGATGGGTCATGATGTTCAGGTCATAGTCGGGTGCAATGGCGAAATGGCGCAGGTGCTGGTCCAGCATTTCCCGGTGCTGGGCCGTGACCACGACAAGGGGCTGGAGGTGGGGATGGGACCTGAGGGCCGTGATGACGGGAGCCATCTTGATGGCTTCGGGCCGGGTGCCGAAAACGACAGCTACCTTATGGATGGATGTCAAAGGCGCATCTCCTTTGCGTCAAGAACCCGGGGACTGCTCACCCTTGACGTCGTGGCTTGTCCGGGTAGAGAGCACCCCTAGACGGTGGGCCAAAAAGTACCCGGTGACCACTACGAAGGCTACCACTCCCACGCCTTGCAGCGTGGGCAGGTTGGTTACGGCCAAGGCGCTGATGCCCAGCCAGCCGCTGATGATGTACATGACGATCACCGCATCCCGGTGGCTCAGGCCCAGCTGCAGCAACCGGTGGTGGACATGCTCCCGGTCGGCGGCCGAGATGGAACGGCCTTGCCGCAGGCGGCGCACGATGGCCAGGAAAGTGTCGGCGATGGGCAGGCCCAGGGCCAGGACCGGCACGGCCAAAGCCAGGGCCGCAGGCCCTTTCAGCATGCCCTGCACCGCCAGGACGGCCAGGGCGAAGCCCAGGAACATGGAGCCGGCATCACCCATGATGATGCGGGCGGGATTGAAGTTGTAGGGGAGGAAGCCCAGGGCACCCCCGGCCACCGCCGCCAGCAGCACCGCCGCCGCTGTCTGACCCGTCTGGAAGGCGGCCACCATCAACGTCAAGGAGGCGATGCCGGCGATGCCGGCGGCCAGGCCATCCAGGCCGTCGATCAAGTTCATAACGTTGATGAGGGCCACGACCCAAAACAGGGTGAGGGGCGCAGCCATGGCGCCCAGGATGACCATGCCGCCCGCCGGGTTGGTGAGCCATTCGATGCGGATGCCCATGGCCACCACCGCCAGCCCGGCGGCGATCTGCCCCAGCAATTTCACCGAGGGCTTCAAGTTCCGGGCGTCATCCCACAGGCCCAGCAGCATCACGGCGCCGCCCACCAGGACGATGGCCCTCACCGCCGGGTTGGACCAGCCCGAAGTCAGCAACAGGGAGCCGGCCACCCCCAGGTAAATGGCCACCCCGCCCAAATAGGGCAACGGGGTGCGGTGGACGCTGCGGGCCACCGGGTGGGCCTGGATGTTCCAGCGTATAGCCAGCCGGCGGGCCACCGGCGTTAAAAGCAACACCAATATGAATGCCGCCCCGAAGGCGACCCCGTAGGCGGGCAAAGACAAATGCTTTCCCCCCTGCCCAGGGAGTGGGCATCGGTCATCATCGTTTCAATGCACAAACAACCGGCCGTCGGCCGGGCACCGGGAAATTTTCAGGCCTGCTCCTCGATGGCTTTGATCTTGTCCACCCGGCGCTGATGGCGCCCTCCCCCAAAAGGCTCCGCCAACCAGGCGTCCACCACGGCCAGGGCCATGAGGGACCCGATGATGCGGGCGCCCATGGTCAGCACGTTGCTGTCGTTGTCCTGGCGCGTCAGCCGGGCCGACAGGGGTTCGTGGCACAAGGCGGCCCGTACCCCCGGCACCTTGTTGGCGGCGATGCTCATGCCGATGCCGCTGCCGCAAATGAGAATGCCCCGCTCGACTTCGCCGCGGGCAACCTTCCGTCCTACCCCCAGCGCAAAATCGGGGTAGTCGCATGATTCTTCGGTGTGGGTGCCTACATCCACCACTTCATAGCTGCGGGCCAGGAGATGCTCCTTGATCTGGTTTTTCAAGGCCAGGCCCGCATGATCGGAACCGATGGCTATTTTCAACTGTCGCCTCTCCTCCCACTGCCGCGCCTGGTAGGTGTGGCCAGGCGGTCCACCAAGCCCTTCAGCAGTTCCACCAGGCGGTCGGCCGTCGCTTCGTAGGCCTCCCGGCCCTGCCCCACGGGATCGGCCACCTCCAGGCTGGCCAAATCCCCTTCGATGCGGGCCAGATCCTGGCGCTGCTCCCGGCCCGTCTCCGCCACCTTGCGGCCCAGTTCTTCCAGGGCCTCTTCCACTTCCGACAGTTCTTCCTCGTTGACGGGCTCGGCCCGCCGCAGCTCCAGGCGGCGGCGCTCCAGTTCGGCCATCTCCTGGGCTTGGGCCTGGCGCACGGCGGCCTGCTGGCGGCCGATTTCCTCGTACAGTTCCTCGGCCTCTTTGATAAAGGGCTCCCACCGGTCGGGCTCGGCCCATTCCGACAGCACGGCCACCCGCTTCCACGCCTGGGGGAAACGCATCAAAACTTCCATCTTATGCTGGCGGGTCATGGTCAGGATGAGATCGGCCCAGTCCACCAGCTTGCCTGTCAAGGGCTGGCTGCGGAACTCGCCGGTGTCGATGCCCCGGTCCGCCAGCACCTCCCGGGCATCCTCCGACATGTCGGAACCCAACGCCGCGGCCGTGCCCGCGGAGCGGATTTCCAATTCCGGCGCTTCACCTTTCGCCACCATGTCCCGCAGGAGGATTTCGGCCATGGGGCTGCGGCACGTGTTGCCGGTGCAAACAAACAGGATTCGCTTGGGGCGCCGGTGCCGCCCGAAGGAAAGTTCTTCGCCCGCCATTACATCCTCCCCCCTTCCGTTCGCGGCACCCTCTGCTTGGCTTTGGCCTTGGCTATGATGCCGGCTATCGAAGACCCGGGTCGCAATATTTCGACGGCTGCCTCCACCAAGCGGTTCCGGACGGCCAAGCCGATGCCCGCCGGTTCCACTCCGTGGGTGACGATGAGATCCACGCCTTCCCCATCCAACCGCCGCAGGCCTTCGTACAGGCCGGCGGCAAGAGTTTCCGGCTGCCGGAGACTTCCCCAGGCCACCCGGGGGCGGGGCCAGTCGTCGCCCAGTTCCGTCGCCAGCAGCAGGCCGGTGCGCAGACCCGCCGCTTCAGCAGCGGTCAGCAAATTTCTTATTATGTTATGCACTTCCGTTAGGTTTTCCCCCAGTACAAGCACCACCGGAGCCTGGGGCGCATATTGCCGATATTTTATATCCGGTGCTGCAGAACCTGCACCTTGGGCGTCCTCATCGGCCTGTGTACCTTCATTATGGTGCAAGACAAGCCGGGAATGAATCCGCAAGGCCGGAAGGTGCCGGCGCAAGGCTTCCACCGGGACGGCGCCGGGCCGGAGCAGCACGGGCGGGTCCTGGGCCAGGTCGATGACCGTGGATTCCACCCCTACCGGCGCAGGGCCGCCGTCGATGACCAGGTCCACCAGGCCGCCCAGGTCCTCCACCACGTGGCGGGCGGTGGTGGGGCTGGGCCTGCCCGAAGGGTTGGCGCTGGGAGCGGCCAGCGGCTCCCCCACCTCCCGCACCAGGGCCAGGGCGATGGGATGGGCGGGGACCCGGATGCCCACGGTGGGCCCGCCGCCCCGGACGGCCGCCGGCACCACGGCAGCCGCCGGCAGCACCAAGGTCAGGGGGCCGGGCCAGAAGGCCCCGGCCAGGGCTTGGGCCGTAGCCGGCCAACGGGCCGCCAGGGGCCGGGCCATGCCCTCGTCGGCCACGTGCATGATCAAAGGCTTGTCCTTGGGCCGGCCTTTCACCTGGAACAGGCGTTCCAAAGCATCGGGCCGGGAGGGCAGGGCTCCCAGGCCGTAAACCGTCTCGGTGGGGAAGGCCACCAGCCCGCCGTTCCGGAGCACCGCCGCCCCCCGGCCGATGACCCGCCGGCCGTGGTCCGAGTCCACCTGGTCGGGGGCCAGCCGCTCCACGGGGGGCAGGGGAGCTTCAACGTCCATGGCCGGGTTCCTTCGCTTCCCCCGGGTGGGGGTCAGGGGCGAGGGCCCCATGGGGCCGCCGGCCCGCGGCGATGCGGGGCAGGCCGGCGTAGTCGGGGATGATGGTGGTCTCCTGCCACCCTCGGGCCGTCATCAAGGACCGCACCCCCTCCGCCTGCCACGGGGAGCATTCCAACATGAGCCAGCCGCCGGGCGCCAGCAGGGGGGCGGCCCCCTGGATAATGTCCCGGTAGGGGGCCAAAGGATCGCCCACAGGGGTCAGCAGGGCCGTAGGCGGCTCGTAGTCTCGGACTTCCGGCTCCAGTTCCGCATACTCTTCGGGGGTTACGTAGGGCGGGTTGGCGGCGATGCCGTGGAGCGTCCCCGCCAGGCCCCGGTCCAGCAGAGGGCGGGTCCAGGAGCCTTGATGGAAAGCAATGCGCTCCAAGACTCCCCAGCGGGCGGCGTTGGCCGCCGCTACCGCCAGGGCGGCCTCGTCCACGTCCACCGCCTCCACGTAGGCGTCGGGCCGGGCCACCGCCAGGGCCACAGCGATGGCGCCGCTGCCGGTGCCCAAATCGGCCAGGTGCACCGGGGACACCTCCCGCACCCTTTCCAGCAGGCCCTCCACCAGCAGTTCCGTTTCCGGCCGGGGAATCAACACCTGGGGCGTCACCTGGAGCCGCAGGGAGTAAAATTCCGCCTCGCCCACGATGTACTGCCACGGCTCCCTGGCGGCCCGCCGCCGGATCAGTTCCTCAAAGGCCCGACGCTCGGACCAGGTCAAGGGCCGCTCCCGGTGCAGCGCCACCTGGGAGGGCTCGATGCCCAGCAGGGCTCCCAGCAATATCCGGGCATCCTGCCGGGCCGTGTCGATGCCCGCGGCGGCCAAGATGCGCCTTCCTTCGGCCAAAGCCGTACCTACGTCCATCATGGGGGTGCCTGCTTCAGCCAAGGGCCATCTGCTCGGCGGCCGCCGAGCTGGCCACAACATCGATGAGTTCGTCCAAATCGCCGTCGAGAACTTCTTCCAGCCGGTGGACGGTCAGGCCCACCCGGTGGTCGGTCACCCGGCCCTGGGGGAAGTTGTAGGTGCGGATGCGCTCGCTGCGGTCGCCGGTGCCCACCTGGGTACGGCGGGCCGCTGCCGTTTCGGCGGCCCGCTCCGCCTGGAGGCGGTCGTAGATGCGGG includes these proteins:
- a CDS encoding F0F1 ATP synthase subunit epsilon, translating into MAADQPIRLEVVTPERVVFEERVEALIVPGVRGYIGIWPNHAPMVVALGIGDMVYRRHGQVYHMAVAGGFFEVAGNRAVILSDAAERAEEIDISRAEAALERARRRLADPVGDWDLERARAALDRALTRLKVARRRGA
- the atpA gene encoding F0F1 ATP synthase subunit alpha, which gives rise to MSIRPEEITSIIKKQIEAYEGQLQMEDVGTVIQVADGVARIYGLESCMASELLQFSNGVYAVALDLAEDNVGAVILGPYQDIHEGDEVRRTGRIMSVPVGEELLGRVVNPVGEPLDEAGPIDTGVKFRPVESPAPGVIDRQPVDTPLQTGWKAIDSMIPIGRGQRELIIGDRQTGKTSLVVDTIINQKDQDVICVYVAIGQKASTVAGVVDTLKRHGAMDYTIVVSATASQPAPLLWLAPYAGCAMGEYFMYEKHKDVLVVYDDLSKHAWAYREMSLLLRRPPGREAYPGDVFYLHSRLLERSARLKDEIGGGSLTALPIIETQAGDLSAYIPTNVISITDGQIFLEADLFYAGIRPAIDVGRSVSRVGSAAQLKSMRRVSGGLRLDLAQFRELAAFAQFGSDLDRATQAQLARGQRLQEVLKQPERAPLSVPEQVVSIFAGIKGHLDDLEVEQVLPFLDGLLKHLHSLEPEIIKMIDETKDLTEEAEAKLTDAINRYKQVFLGAGEGEEAEAEPA
- a CDS encoding AtpZ/AtpI family protein, with translation MQLALSFAFTFSGAIVMGYVVGGWLDRLWQTAPWLTAAGILLGAASAMTSFMRQWQRMSKNSTRKED
- the atpH gene encoding ATP synthase F1 subunit delta, translated to MISRGVARRYAGALYLAAAEHGVADEVEKHLGAVVEQLEQQPQLKQLIENRRVPRSQRKDLLLQLAGDEAPALLKNFLQLILDKNRENLLPEFYREYYQTVLTARNIVEAEVITAVDLSDAGLESIRRRLEAVMGKEVRVLPRTDPALVGGVVVRIGDRRLDGSLKRRLAELAQAMAGKGRDQEGVAVP
- the atpD gene encoding F0F1 ATP synthase subunit beta — its product is MAEQSEKNVGRVAQVIGAVVDVEFPSGHLPEIYNSIVIPRDEDDGTGVQTDNSPLVLEVAQHLGNNMVRCIAMASTDGLRRGMKCIDQGTPISVPVGRETLGRMFNVVGEAIDGKEQPKTEKRYPLHRPAPDVADVSPAVEILETGIKVIDLICPFARGGKVGLFGGAGVGKTVLIQELIHNVAYKHGGFSVFAGVGERTREGNDLYLELQESGVLDKTTMVFGQMNEPPGARLRVGLAGLAFAEYFRDEEGQDLLLFIDNIFRFTQAGSEVSALLGRMPSAVGYQPTLATEMGNLQERITTTRRGSITSVQAVYVPADDYTDPAPVTTFAHLDSTVRLERAIVERGIYPAVDPLTSTSRILDPTIVGREHYEVARGVQQVLQRYKDLQDIIAILGMDELSDEDKLTVQRARKIERFLSQPFFVAEVFTGHAGKYCTVEETVHGFKEILEGKHDDLPEAAFLFVGTIDEAVEKAKKLAA
- a CDS encoding ATP synthase F0 subunit C; translation: MEAIGALGLFGALAVIAIAAAAIGSATSQSRAAVAAFDALWRQPEAGGTIQTSLILTLAFMEALTLFVFLLIFMLSGTIAGAS
- the atpG gene encoding ATP synthase F1 subunit gamma, giving the protein MASLRDIRRRRRAVENIKQITRAMYLVASAKMRRTEDQVRSGQPYARKLNDLLGRLAREEMADHPLLVERPVKRSLVVVVTGDRGLAGSYNHNVNRRAEEAVKELEQAGTQVDLYVIGRRGRDYFRRRGYPIKYEVTNLGEEIAFLRARSIARELMDLFMSDQFDEIKMVYTSFVTVVTQDLMVTNLLPLGKDVLGEMGAGGGGDEPEDEAERHLEMVGYIYEPDRQRVFDDLLPKSVEIRVYRMLLEAKASEYAFRMRAMKNATDNAEELIASLTMAYNRARQASITAEIADIVGGAEALRGRV
- the atpB gene encoding F0F1 ATP synthase subunit A; the encoded protein is MAGTDLLGNFAILATEPDARFWLGPIPVSDAVITMWVIMAVMILASLLLTRRLERIPASRGQALAEVVVEGLLGLVSQQMDGQRARRYVPLLGTVFLFILISNFSGMLPGAGMLPGFLPPTSVWGVTLGLAVVIAVSVQIFGIQTKGLAHFRHLFQPLFLAPIMFILGIVEELVRPFSLSVRLFANVYAGETLLSRLLESIPYGLPLLIMGLELILGAIQALIFTLLSTLYIASATAED
- the atpF gene encoding F0F1 ATP synthase subunit B; this encodes MDGAYLAAATVEIDLNVLAWAAVNFTLLVVVLARVLWRPVIELLDDRRKEVETNLSQAEQARVEAERLRADYTQQISQAQREAQDIIDKATRAASEQREEILAKAQSEAEELLDRARKTISQERDQAIAELRQEVAMLTIVAAERLLRRSMSDEDHHRLAEEIVAEVVAVND